The nucleotide window TAAGGGTCATCGTAATGAAAGCGGCTCTGTTTTCGTCGATATCAACGCCGTAGATCAAGCCAAGCTCATAGATGTTCAGAGGTATCTCCGGATCGTAAATCGTTTTTAGTGCTTCGACGATAAGTTCTTCGTTCAACTTATCTATTTCGAATTCGGGACTCTGGCCAGGTGCATTGGCTTGATAGTCCTGCTCTGGATAGCCTTGCGGTGCAGTCCAGGCTGCGGGCGTGTTCATTGGTAAGCGGCGTTTGTTTTCAGGATGCTCAGACATCATGCACTACTCCGTACTCACTTGGGTTTTGTTTTCTAAAGCAGCGTGCAGTGTGTGCCACGCCAAAGTGGCGCATTTAACACGCATTGGAAATTCCACCACGCCCGAAAAAGCAGCAAGCTTGCCAAGCAAAGCCTCATTTGGCTTATGTTCAAGAGTCACGAGGTTATGAAACTCGCTGAATAACGCTTCGACTTCCTCAAGAGACTTGCCTTTAATGGCTTCGGTCATTGTGGATGCCGAGGCGGTTGAAATCGCGCAACCCGATCCTTGAAAGCCCACATCCTCAATCCTGTTGTCCTTGATGCGAAGCTTTAAGATGAGATTGTCACCACACAAAGGATTGTGCCCATTGGCACTGTGTGTGGAAGGCTCCGGGAAACGGAAATTGCGAGGCTGCTTTCCGTGGTCCAAGATAAGTTCCTGATACAGCTCTCGTAGTTCTGACATTAGCCTAACAACTCCTGTGCATGCTGTAGACCGTCAATAAAACGATCCACATCGCTTTCTGTGTTGTAGATGCCAAACGATGCCCGCACGGTCGCCGGGACTCCGAAGTGTTCCATAACCGGTTGGGCACAATGATGGCCTGCACGAATTGCGACACCATCCATATCAAGCACCGTGCCGATATCATGAGGATGAATTCCCTCAAGCACCACCGAAACAACACCCACCTTCTGAGCAGCTTGACCCACAAGGCGTACATTTGGAATCGCCTTTAGTTTTTCGTGCGCATAAGTCAGCAAGGCCTGTTCATGTTCAAAAACAGTTTGCATCCCAAGTTTTTCTAAATACTCAAGCGCGGCTCCCATCCCAATGACGCCCGCGATATTTGGGGTTCCTGCCTCAAAGCGATGCGGCAAATCATTGAAAATGACTTCCGAAAAACTCACGCTCTTGATCATGTCGCCGCCCGATTGATAGGGCTGCATCTGCTCAAGCCACCTTGTTTTGGCCACAAGCACACCCGAACCCGTGGGGCCATAAGCCTTGTGCGCACTAAATGCGTAAAAATCAGCATCAAGCGCGCTAAGATCGACAGGAAGGTGAGGAAGAGCTTGTGCCCCGTCAAGCAATACAGGTAAGCCGCGAGCATGCGCTGCATCAATCATGGCTTTCACAGGCAGCACCGTGCCCAGAGCATTGGAGACATGGCAAAGCGAAACAAAGCGCGTTTTTTCCGACAGCTTTGCCTCAAACTCCGCTGGATCGACTTGTCCTTTATCATCAAAAGGCAGCACAACCAGCTTAGCCCCCGTGTTTTTGCACAATAGCCACCATGGCACCAAGTTGGAATGATGCTCTAACTCCGTGATCAGGATTTCATCGCCAGCTTTGAGTTGGGGAGCCACAAAACTTTGGGCAACAAGGTTAATGGCCTCAGTCGTCCCACGGACAAACACACTGTGGCTGCCTTGAGGTGCATTTAAAAAGCGCTTGACGGTATCGCGTGCTTTTTCATAAGCCACCGTGGCGCGCTGCGATAGCATATGCACACCCCGATGAATGTTTGCGCAGTCTTTAGCATACACATTCAGTACTGAATCAATCACAGCCTGAGGTTTTAGAGCGGTTGCCGCGCTATCAAGGTAGCAAAGCGCTTTGCCGTGAACTTCTTGATCCAGGGCCGGGAAATCAGCGCGCACTTTATCCCAGTTCTTTTTAGCGCGCGATTCAGGATGCAGGTTTGCTGTTGGGGTGCTCGGTGTCATGTTTAGCACAGCTCCTCCAGCACCTGTTCAGCGCCCAGACGACTCAATAAGGTGGTTTGCAAAGCCTTGAACACTGGAAGGTTCTGCGCAGCTTGCAAAAGCTCACGCACGAAGCCATAAGTCAAGAGCGCTTTGGCGTGCTGCTCATCAATGCCTCGCGTTCGAAGATAAAACATCTGCACGGGATCAAGTTGACCCACCGTGGCGCCGTGGCTGCACTTGACATCATCGGCATCAATCTGCAGCTGTGGTTTGGTATGAATCACGGCGCTGTCGGACAAAAGCAAGTTGTGATTCTCTTGAGTCGCCGAACTTTTTTGAGCATCACGCGCCACTTTAATGCCGCCATCAAACACGGCCTGACTTTGAGCAGCAAGCACGCCGCGATAACGTTGAGCGCTTAACGCTCGGGGACAAGTATGCTCTACCGTGGTGTAGTGCCCAGAAAATTCATCGTTATCCGTAATGTAGCAACCCTCGAGACTGCACTCGCTACCCTGAGCATTGAGCGTGATCGATAAATCTTCACGCCGAAAGGCTCCTTGCATCGAATAGCTATGCGAATCCAGATGCCCGTCACTCTCGATACGCGCATGGTATTGGTAAAGATGATAATCTTGCTCACTGCCACTGAAGATTCGAAAATGGTGCAAGTTTGCATTGGCACCGATAACGGTTTCGACCACCGAATTGCTAAGATGAAGCCCGGCGGAATCCTGAGCCGGCAAAAAATGCTCGACCACAGTGCATTCGCTACTTTCACCAAGTGTAATTAGTACGCGAGGATGCACAAGCGCATTACCACTGCTCCGCGAGATGATGTACTCTACGTCGATGGGCGTTTTAATCTGCGCACCTTTTTCGACGTTGATCCAAAGCAGATCCGAGAACAGAGCCGTGTTGAGTTCAAACCAGGCATCACGTTGTTTTGCTATGCGAGCCAAGAAAAAAGCCATGGCTTCTTTATCTTTTGTATTCGCAGCATGCAGGGTCGTGATGCTAAGGCCTGAGAGATGCTTTTGCTTTTTGAGCGAGTAGCTGCCATTTTGACAGAGCACCGGAGCTTGAGAGGAATTGCGATGCGCCGAGGGTTGTACCGGCGCATCACTTAAGGAATCAAAAGATGACGCAAGCAAATCGTTCATCGGGACAAAACGCCAAGCTTCATTTTTGCTCGCGGGAAGACCATGTTCAATCACATGCTTGGCAGCTTCAGCACGCAGCTTGCTAAGCCAAGCAGTTTCCTGACTCAAGGGAAGATGACTAAGCTTGGCCACTAAACTTTGTTCAAGCTCTGAGCGTTCTTTTGCTACCTCGCTCATACAGAGGGCCCCTCAAACTGATTGGGACTGTTTTCATGCTTGCCGTATCCTTCTTTTTCAAGACGCAAAGCAATATCTTTGTCGCCCGACTCGACAATCCTGCCATCGACTAGCACATGAATTTGATCCGGCACAATGTAATCCAAGAGGCGCTGGTAGTGTGTAATGAGCAGCATAGAGCGATCCTTTGATCGCAGCGCATTCACTCCGTCTGCAACGACTTTTAAGGCATCGATATCAAGTCCAGAATCGGTTTCATCCAATATCGCAAGCTTAGGCTCTAGCATGGCCATTTGAAAAATCTCATTCCGCTTTTTCTCGCCACCGCTGAAGCCTTCGTTGACACCGCGTCTTGAGAAACTTTCATCAAGCTTGAGCAACGCCATCTTTTCTTTGGATAGTTTCAGAAAATCCACTGCATCGATGGGCGGTAGATCGCGATGCTTGCGGATGGCGTTCATGCCCGCCTTGAGAAAATACATATTGCTGACACCAGGAATCTCCACAGGGTACTGAAAACCCAAAAACATACCTTCTCGAGCACGCTCTTCGACCGACATCTCTAGAAGGTCTTTACCATCAAAAAGCATCTTGCCTTTTGTCACCTCGTAGCCGTCGCGACCCGCCAGCAAATACGACAGCGTACTCTTACCGGATCCGTTAGGTCCCATGATCGCATGCACCTGTCCGGTCTCCAGTTTGAGATTGACACCCTTAAGGATTTCTTTGCCATCCACACTTGCGTGGAGGTTTTGCAGTTCCAACATCGATATACTCCAGTACGTTCACAAAATTGAGCGGGCGCTTGCCCCGCGCGAACTCGCTTGTTACGCGGGCTCTAGCGCCACGCGAACTCGTTTGTTATGCGGTCGCTTGCGCCGCATAAACTTATTTGTCAAAACAGGCCCTATCCAACAGCACCTTCCAAACTCACGCCGAGAAGCTTCTGAGCTTCAACAGCAAACTCCATCGGAAGTTCTTTAATCACTTCTTTACAAAAGCCATTAACAATCAAACTCACGGCATCTTCTTCGCTTAGTCCTCGTTGCTTGCAGTAAAAGAGTTGATCTTCGCCAATGCGCGAAGTTGTAGCTTCGTGCTCGAGCTTCGCCGATGCGTTACGCACTTCAACATAGGGGACAGTATCCGCAGTGCAGGTATCGCCAATAAGCAGTGAATCACATTGGGTATGGTTACGCGCGCCCTGGGCGTTTTTCATAATTTTGACCAAACCACGGTAGGTTTGTTTGCCATGCCCAGCCGAAATACCTTTGGACACGATTGTGCTGCTGGTGTTTTTACCAAGATGAATCATCTTGGTACCGGTATCGGCTTGCTGTCGATTGTTGCTGAGCGCAACCGAATAAAACTCACCAATGGAGTTGTCACCCTTTAGGATACAGCTTGGGTACTTCCAAGTGATCGCAGAGCCGGTTTCAACCTGAGTCCATGAAATCTTAGAGCCCTTCCCTAGGCAGTTGCCGCGCTTGGTTACAAAATTATAGATCCCGCCTTTGCCGTTTTTGTCTCCGGGATACCAGTTTTGCACAGTGGAATATTTGATTTGTGCGCTTTCGAGGGCTACCAGTTCAACGACCGCAGCATGCAGTTGGTTTTCATCGCGCATCGGTGCGGTGCAACCTTCAAGGTAGCTGACATAGCTTTGATCATCGGCAACAACCAGCGTGCGCTCAAACTGACCGGTATTAGCAGCGTTAATGCGGAAATAGGTGGAAAGCTCCATGGGACAACGCACACCTTTGGGAATGTAGACAAAGGAGCCATCGCTAAAGACAGCCGAATTCAGTGCAGCGTAGAAGTTATCCGTGTGAGGAACGACGGAGCCAAGGTACTTTTTAATTAGTTCCGGATACTCTTGAACAGCTTCGGAAAAAGAACAAAACAAAATTCCCTCATCCTTTAGTCGCCCTTTAAAGGTCGTTGCAACCGAAACACTGTCGAAGACCGCATCCACCGCAACGCCCGCAAGCGCTGCACGCTCAGCTAAGGGAATGCCAAGTTTTTCATAGGTTTTTAAGAGTTCAGGATCGACTTCTTCCAAACTCTTCGGCGCATTCTCTTTGGACTTCGGTGCGGCATAATAAGAGATGGACTGAAAATCGATCGATGGATACTCGACATGAGCCCAGGTGGGTTC belongs to Myxococcales bacterium and includes:
- a CDS encoding DUF59 domain-containing protein, with the translated sequence MMSEHPENKRRLPMNTPAAWTAPQGYPEQDYQANAPGQSPEFEIDKLNEELIVEALKTIYDPEIPLNIYELGLIYGVDIDENRAAFITMTLTAPACPVAGSLVEQVAEKVANVPGVRHAYAKVVWDPPWDKDRMSEAAKLELGLL
- a CDS encoding SUF system NifU family Fe-S cluster assembly protein: MSELRELYQELILDHGKQPRNFRFPEPSTHSANGHNPLCGDNLILKLRIKDNRIEDVGFQGSGCAISTASASTMTEAIKGKSLEEVEALFSEFHNLVTLEHKPNEALLGKLAAFSGVVEFPMRVKCATLAWHTLHAALENKTQVSTE
- a CDS encoding cysteine desulfurase; the protein is MTPSTPTANLHPESRAKKNWDKVRADFPALDQEVHGKALCYLDSAATALKPQAVIDSVLNVYAKDCANIHRGVHMLSQRATVAYEKARDTVKRFLNAPQGSHSVFVRGTTEAINLVAQSFVAPQLKAGDEILITELEHHSNLVPWWLLCKNTGAKLVVLPFDDKGQVDPAEFEAKLSEKTRFVSLCHVSNALGTVLPVKAMIDAAHARGLPVLLDGAQALPHLPVDLSALDADFYAFSAHKAYGPTGSGVLVAKTRWLEQMQPYQSGGDMIKSVSFSEVIFNDLPHRFEAGTPNIAGVIGMGAALEYLEKLGMQTVFEHEQALLTYAHEKLKAIPNVRLVGQAAQKVGVVSVVLEGIHPHDIGTVLDMDGVAIRAGHHCAQPVMEHFGVPATVRASFGIYNTESDVDRFIDGLQHAQELLG
- the sufD gene encoding Fe-S cluster assembly protein SufD, whose product is MSEVAKERSELEQSLVAKLSHLPLSQETAWLSKLRAEAAKHVIEHGLPASKNEAWRFVPMNDLLASSFDSLSDAPVQPSAHRNSSQAPVLCQNGSYSLKKQKHLSGLSITTLHAANTKDKEAMAFFLARIAKQRDAWFELNTALFSDLLWINVEKGAQIKTPIDVEYIISRSSGNALVHPRVLITLGESSECTVVEHFLPAQDSAGLHLSNSVVETVIGANANLHHFRIFSGSEQDYHLYQYHARIESDGHLDSHSYSMQGAFRREDLSITLNAQGSECSLEGCYITDNDEFSGHYTTVEHTCPRALSAQRYRGVLAAQSQAVFDGGIKVARDAQKSSATQENHNLLLSDSAVIHTKPQLQIDADDVKCSHGATVGQLDPVQMFYLRTRGIDEQHAKALLTYGFVRELLQAAQNLPVFKALQTTLLSRLGAEQVLEELC
- the sufC gene encoding Fe-S cluster assembly ATPase SufC; protein product: MLELQNLHASVDGKEILKGVNLKLETGQVHAIMGPNGSGKSTLSYLLAGRDGYEVTKGKMLFDGKDLLEMSVEERAREGMFLGFQYPVEIPGVSNMYFLKAGMNAIRKHRDLPPIDAVDFLKLSKEKMALLKLDESFSRRGVNEGFSGGEKKRNEIFQMAMLEPKLAILDETDSGLDIDALKVVADGVNALRSKDRSMLLITHYQRLLDYIVPDQIHVLVDGRIVESGDKDIALRLEKEGYGKHENSPNQFEGPSV
- the sufB gene encoding Fe-S cluster assembly protein SufB, which codes for MSRKVKEKNKELNAFISRDYDAGFITNIEQDYAPPGLSEEIVRFISKKKNEPDWLLQWRLKAYRHWTTLKEPTWAHVEYPSIDFQSISYYAAPKSKENAPKSLEEVDPELLKTYEKLGIPLAERAALAGVAVDAVFDSVSVATTFKGRLKDEGILFCSFSEAVQEYPELIKKYLGSVVPHTDNFYAALNSAVFSDGSFVYIPKGVRCPMELSTYFRINAANTGQFERTLVVADDQSYVSYLEGCTAPMRDENQLHAAVVELVALESAQIKYSTVQNWYPGDKNGKGGIYNFVTKRGNCLGKGSKISWTQVETGSAITWKYPSCILKGDNSIGEFYSVALSNNRQQADTGTKMIHLGKNTSSTIVSKGISAGHGKQTYRGLVKIMKNAQGARNHTQCDSLLIGDTCTADTVPYVEVRNASAKLEHEATTSRIGEDQLFYCKQRGLSEEDAVSLIVNGFCKEVIKELPMEFAVEAQKLLGVSLEGAVG